A window of Staphylococcus sp. 17KM0847 contains these coding sequences:
- a CDS encoding dihydroorotase: MKLIQNAKMLAADSLKKVDVLIDGKIVKQIAPAITPTSDMTIIDAKGHFLAPGFIDVHVHLREPGGAHKETIESGTKAAARGGFTTVCPMPNTKPVPDSVEHLANLNQLIRDNAHVRVLPYASITERQAGKQHVDFAALTTEGAFAFTDDGVGVQEAAMMYEAMQAAKAQNRAIVAHCEDNSLIYGGAMHEGKRSAELGIPGIPNICESVQIARDVLLSEATGCHYHVCHVSTKESVRVIRDAKRAGIPVTAEVTPHHLLLTEDDVPGDNAIYKMNPPLRSQEDKAALIEGLLDGTIDCIATDHAPHAADEKNQPMTRAPFGIVGSETAFPLLYTHFVKNGEWSLQQLIDYLTVKPADTFDLPYGRLVEGALADLTLINLDDEYEIKAEDFLSKATNTPFIGEKVFGNPILTMVEGDIRYEGAQY; the protein is encoded by the coding sequence ATGAAATTAATTCAAAATGCAAAAATGTTAGCAGCAGATTCATTGAAAAAAGTAGATGTATTGATAGACGGTAAAATCGTAAAGCAAATTGCCCCAGCTATTACACCAACATCAGATATGACAATTATCGATGCAAAAGGACATTTTTTAGCACCTGGTTTTATAGATGTACATGTTCATTTAAGAGAACCGGGTGGCGCGCATAAAGAAACGATTGAGTCAGGGACAAAAGCAGCTGCACGTGGCGGTTTTACAACAGTATGTCCAATGCCTAATACAAAGCCTGTTCCAGATTCAGTTGAGCATCTTGCAAACTTAAATCAATTGATCCGAGACAACGCACACGTTCGGGTTTTACCATATGCGTCAATAACAGAACGCCAAGCAGGTAAACAACATGTGGATTTTGCAGCACTAACAACAGAAGGTGCTTTCGCTTTTACAGATGATGGTGTAGGTGTACAAGAAGCTGCAATGATGTATGAGGCAATGCAAGCAGCTAAAGCACAAAATAGAGCGATTGTGGCACATTGTGAAGATAATAGTTTGATTTATGGTGGAGCAATGCACGAAGGAAAACGAAGTGCGGAGTTAGGTATTCCAGGCATTCCTAATATTTGTGAATCGGTACAAATTGCACGCGATGTATTATTGAGTGAGGCAACGGGTTGTCATTATCATGTATGCCATGTATCAACTAAAGAAAGCGTACGTGTTATCCGAGATGCTAAAAGAGCTGGTATTCCTGTCACAGCAGAAGTTACACCACATCATTTGTTATTAACAGAAGATGATGTACCAGGAGATAATGCGATTTATAAGATGAACCCACCTTTACGCAGTCAAGAGGATAAAGCAGCATTAATCGAGGGCTTACTAGATGGTACGATTGATTGTATTGCAACAGATCATGCACCTCATGCGGCAGATGAAAAAAATCAACCGATGACACGTGCACCATTCGGTATTGTAGGAAGTGAGACAGCATTCCCACTACTTTATACACATTTTGTAAAAAATGGGGAGTGGTCATTGCAACAACTTATTGACTATTTAACAGTAAAACCAGCAGATACATTTGATTTACCATATGGCCGCTTAGTAGAGGGAGCGTTAGCGGATCTAACACTGATTAATCTTGATGATGAATACGAGATTAAAGCAGAAGACTTTTTATCTAAAGCAACAAACACACCATTTATTGGGGAAAAAGTGTTTGGTAATCCAATTTTAACAATGGTTGAAGGCGATATTCGTTATGAGGGGGCACAATACTAA
- a CDS encoding carbamoyl phosphate synthase small subunit has protein sequence MFEKRYIVLEDGSYYAGFKLGSDHLTKGEIVFNTAMTGYQETISDPSYTGQIITFTYPLIGNYGINYDDFESLTPTLNGVVVKEACDYPSNYRAQKSFDDVLKEYNIPGIRGVDTRSITKKIREHGVLKAAFVDDEQEIDTTIETLKNLELPRTEVPTVSTKTPYVSTGFDLRVVLVDFGKKQNIVRELNARGCEVTVVPYDTTAETILKMNPDGVMLSNGPGDPDDVKVALDMIKGILGKIPFFGICLGHQLFALSQGATSFKMKFGHRGANHPVKDLATGQIALTSQNHGYAIDAASIDHTDLEITHIALNDGTVEGLKHKTLPAFSVQYHPEACPGPTDSNYLFDQFIDLMQENKQKERVHNA, from the coding sequence ATGTTTGAAAAGCGTTATATTGTTTTAGAGGATGGTTCATATTATGCAGGGTTTAAGCTTGGTTCAGATCATCTAACAAAAGGGGAAATTGTATTTAATACAGCAATGACGGGGTATCAAGAGACAATTTCAGATCCATCATATACGGGTCAAATTATTACTTTCACATATCCTTTGATTGGAAATTATGGTATTAACTATGATGATTTTGAATCTCTTACACCAACATTAAATGGGGTTGTTGTCAAAGAGGCTTGTGATTATCCAAGTAACTATCGCGCACAAAAATCGTTCGATGATGTATTAAAAGAATATAATATTCCCGGAATCCGTGGTGTAGATACACGCAGTATTACAAAAAAGATTCGTGAACATGGTGTATTAAAAGCAGCGTTTGTTGATGATGAACAAGAGATTGACACAACAATTGAAACATTAAAAAACCTAGAACTCCCACGTACAGAAGTACCTACTGTCTCAACAAAAACACCGTATGTTTCCACGGGATTTGATTTACGTGTTGTACTTGTTGACTTTGGGAAAAAGCAAAATATTGTACGCGAACTTAATGCACGTGGATGTGAAGTTACAGTTGTCCCATACGATACAACGGCAGAAACAATCCTTAAAATGAATCCAGACGGTGTGATGCTATCGAATGGCCCCGGAGATCCAGATGATGTAAAAGTAGCATTAGATATGATTAAGGGTATTTTGGGCAAAATTCCTTTCTTTGGTATTTGCTTAGGCCATCAATTATTCGCTTTATCACAAGGTGCAACTTCTTTCAAAATGAAATTTGGTCATCGTGGAGCGAATCATCCTGTTAAAGATTTAGCAACAGGTCAAATCGCTTTAACGAGCCAAAATCATGGTTATGCGATTGATGCGGCATCTATCGATCATACGGATCTTGAAATTACACACATTGCATTAAATGATGGCACGGTCGAAGGATTAAAACATAAAACTTTGCCAGCTTTTTCAGTACAGTATCACCCAGAAGCATGTCCGGGACCGACAGATTCTAACTATTTATTTGACCAATTTATTGATTTAATGCAAGAAAATAAACAAAAGGAGCGCGTTCACAATGCCTAA
- the carB gene encoding carbamoyl-phosphate synthase large subunit, with the protein MPKRKDIQTILVIGSGPIIIGQAAEFDYAGTQACLALKEEGYRVILVNSNPATIMTDKEIADKVYIEPLTHDFIARIIRKEQPDALLPTLGGQTGLNMAIELYESGVLASNNVKLLGTELASINQAEDREQFRALMNELEVPVPESDIVNTLEQAFDFKEKVGYPLIVRPAFTMGGTGGGICHNDEELREVVLNGLKYSPATQCLIEKSIAGYKEIEYEVMRDKNDNAIVVCNMENIDPVGIHTGDSVVVAPSQTLSDVEYQMLRDVSLKVIRALGIEGGCNVQLALDPHSMNYYIIEVNPRVSRSSALASKATGYPIAKLAAKIAVGMTLDEMKNPVTGTSYAAFEPSLDYIVSKIPRFPFDKFEKGERELGTQMKATGEVMSMGRTYEESLLKAIRSLEYGVHHLGLPNGESFDLDYIKQRIQAQDDERLFFIGEAIRRGTTLEELHEMTKIDYFFLHKFKNIIDIEHTLKANKGDIDYLKLAKHYGFSDRTIAHRFEMTEEEVYALRQAHDIKPVYKMVDTCAAEFESATPYYYGTYEEENESIVTEKEKIIVLGSGPIRIGQGVEFDYATVHAVWAIQNAGYEAIIINNNPETVSTDFSISDKLYFEPLTEEDVMNIINLEQPKGVVVQFGGQTAINLADKLAKHGVQILGTSLEDVNRAEDRKEFEALLRAIDVPQPKGKTATSAQEALDNAREIGYPVVVRPSYVLGGRAMEIVYNDDELRNYMTEAVKASPDHPVLVDRYLTGKEIEVDAISDGETVVIPGIMEHIERAGVHSGDSIAVYPPQTLSNEDITTLEAYTIKLAKGLNIVGLINIQFVIAHDGIYVLEVNPRASRTVPFLSKITEIQMAQLAMRTIIGDRLADLGYQQGVQPYREGVYVKAPVFSFNKLKNVDITLGPEMKSTGEVMGRDLTLEKALFKGLTAAGMTVKDYGTALITVSDKDKEEMVKIAQRLNAVGYKIIATSGTAQKLAEHHIKVETVGKIGGQDDLITKIQEGDVQIVINTMTKGKTIERDGFQIRRTSVENGVPCLTSLDTANALTNVIESMTFSMRNM; encoded by the coding sequence ATGCCTAAAAGAAAAGATATTCAAACTATTCTTGTTATCGGTTCAGGTCCGATCATTATTGGGCAAGCAGCAGAGTTTGATTATGCAGGAACACAAGCTTGTTTAGCTTTGAAAGAAGAGGGATATCGTGTAATTCTTGTTAACTCCAACCCAGCTACGATTATGACAGATAAAGAGATTGCAGATAAAGTGTATATCGAACCTTTAACGCATGATTTTATTGCGCGTATTATTCGTAAAGAACAGCCAGATGCCTTGTTGCCAACACTTGGTGGACAAACAGGTTTAAACATGGCGATTGAATTATATGAAAGTGGCGTTCTTGCATCAAATAACGTAAAACTGTTGGGGACGGAGCTTGCATCGATTAATCAAGCAGAAGATCGTGAGCAATTCAGAGCTTTGATGAACGAATTAGAGGTGCCTGTGCCTGAGAGTGATATTGTTAATACACTAGAACAAGCATTTGACTTTAAAGAAAAAGTGGGTTATCCATTGATTGTTCGACCTGCCTTCACAATGGGAGGAACAGGTGGCGGTATTTGTCACAATGATGAAGAGTTGCGAGAAGTTGTATTAAATGGCTTAAAATATAGTCCAGCAACTCAATGTTTAATTGAAAAGTCGATTGCAGGTTATAAAGAGATTGAGTATGAAGTGATGCGTGACAAGAATGACAATGCAATCGTGGTATGTAACATGGAGAATATCGATCCAGTGGGTATTCATACAGGTGATTCAGTTGTTGTTGCACCAAGTCAAACATTATCTGATGTAGAATACCAAATGTTGCGTGATGTTTCGTTAAAAGTTATTCGTGCTTTAGGTATTGAAGGAGGCTGTAACGTTCAGTTAGCTTTGGATCCACATTCAATGAATTATTATATTATCGAAGTGAATCCACGAGTATCGCGTTCGTCCGCGCTAGCCTCTAAAGCAACGGGCTACCCGATTGCCAAACTTGCTGCCAAGATTGCTGTGGGGATGACATTAGATGAAATGAAAAACCCTGTCACAGGAACATCTTATGCTGCGTTTGAACCGAGCCTAGATTATATTGTTTCGAAAATTCCACGCTTCCCATTTGATAAATTTGAAAAAGGAGAGCGTGAACTTGGAACACAAATGAAAGCAACCGGCGAAGTGATGTCTATGGGACGTACATATGAAGAGTCTTTATTGAAAGCCATTCGTTCATTAGAATATGGTGTACATCACTTAGGCTTACCGAATGGTGAATCATTTGACTTAGACTACATTAAACAACGTATTCAAGCACAAGATGATGAACGACTATTCTTTATTGGTGAAGCGATTCGACGTGGTACAACATTAGAAGAGTTACATGAGATGACCAAGATTGATTACTTCTTCTTGCATAAATTTAAAAATATTATCGATATTGAGCATACTTTAAAAGCAAATAAAGGGGATATCGATTATTTAAAATTAGCGAAACATTATGGATTTAGTGATCGCACGATTGCGCATCGTTTTGAAATGACAGAAGAAGAAGTTTATGCGTTACGTCAAGCGCATGACATTAAACCAGTGTATAAGATGGTAGATACATGTGCGGCAGAATTCGAGTCAGCAACACCATACTACTATGGTACATATGAAGAAGAGAATGAGTCGATTGTGACGGAGAAGGAGAAAATTATTGTTCTCGGTTCGGGACCGATTCGTATCGGTCAAGGTGTAGAGTTTGATTATGCCACAGTTCATGCTGTATGGGCAATTCAAAATGCAGGTTATGAAGCAATCATCATCAATAATAATCCTGAAACAGTATCAACAGACTTCTCCATCTCTGATAAGTTATACTTCGAGCCACTGACCGAAGAAGATGTGATGAATATTATTAATCTTGAACAACCCAAAGGTGTCGTCGTACAGTTTGGTGGTCAAACTGCTATAAACTTAGCAGACAAATTAGCAAAACACGGTGTCCAAATTTTGGGAACATCACTCGAAGACGTCAATCGTGCTGAAGATCGTAAAGAGTTTGAAGCGTTATTGCGAGCTATTGATGTGCCACAACCTAAAGGTAAAACAGCAACATCAGCACAAGAAGCACTTGATAATGCACGAGAAATTGGTTATCCAGTTGTTGTACGTCCATCTTATGTTCTAGGTGGACGAGCTATGGAGATCGTTTATAATGATGATGAATTGCGCAATTATATGACGGAAGCCGTTAAAGCAAGTCCAGATCATCCAGTTCTTGTTGATCGCTACTTAACAGGTAAAGAGATAGAAGTTGATGCGATTAGTGATGGTGAGACGGTCGTTATTCCAGGTATTATGGAACATATTGAACGTGCAGGTGTTCACTCAGGTGACTCCATTGCGGTTTATCCACCACAAACGTTATCAAATGAGGACATTACAACGCTAGAAGCATATACCATCAAATTAGCAAAAGGCTTAAATATTGTCGGTTTAATTAATATTCAATTCGTAATTGCACATGATGGAATTTATGTACTTGAAGTGAATCCACGTGCGAGTCGTACTGTGCCATTTTTAAGTAAAATTACGGAAATTCAAATGGCACAATTGGCAATGCGCACAATCATTGGTGATCGGTTGGCAGACCTAGGTTATCAACAAGGTGTACAACCTTATCGTGAGGGTGTTTACGTTAAGGCACCTGTTTTCAGCTTTAATAAGCTCAAAAATGTTGATATTACATTAGGACCAGAGATGAAATCGACAGGAGAGGTTATGGGACGTGACTTAACACTCGAAAAAGCGCTATTCAAAGGGTTAACTGCTGCCGGTATGACTGTAAAAGATTATGGGACAGCGCTTATTACTGTGAGTGATAAAGATAAAGAAGAAATGGTAAAAATTGCACAACGTCTCAATGCAGTAGGATATAAAATAATTGCAACGTCAGGTACAGCTCAAAAACTAGCAGAGCATCATATCAAAGTTGAAACAGTAGGTAAAATTGGAGGACAAGATGATTTAATCACAAAAATTCAAGAAGGTGACGTTCAAATAGTCATCAATACGATGACGAAAGGAAAAACAATCGAACGCGATGGTTTCCAAATTCGTCGCACATCAGTTGAAAATGGAGTACCTTGTTTGACGTCATTAGATACGGCAAATGCATTAACAAATGTTATTGAAAGTATGACATTTTCAATGCGTAATATGTAG
- a CDS encoding dihydroorotate dehydrogenase electron transfer subunit, producing the protein MEKLTVISNEQIADRIYELKVSGPIVEQLKEPGQFVHIKVGQGSQHMLRRPISICEIDPANQSFTMLFRAEGAGTQKIATLHQGDELDILAPLGNGFPVDKAKQKALLVGGGIGVPPLYELSKQLNARGIETVHVLGFRSQKDVFYQSQFEALGETYIVTEDGTAGTQGFVTTVIDQLPVDYDIYYTCGPKPMLKALTQMYTLKDVPGYISLEERMGCGVGACYACVCHVPESPTDYVKVCTDGPVFEKGAVVL; encoded by the coding sequence GTGGAAAAGTTAACGGTCATTTCAAACGAACAAATAGCAGATCGCATTTATGAATTGAAAGTATCAGGACCTATTGTTGAACAATTAAAAGAACCGGGACAATTTGTACATATTAAAGTGGGTCAAGGTTCTCAACATATGCTTAGACGTCCAATTTCAATTTGTGAGATTGATCCAGCGAACCAAAGCTTTACAATGTTATTTCGTGCGGAAGGTGCAGGCACACAGAAAATAGCAACACTACATCAAGGGGATGAGTTAGATATATTAGCACCTCTTGGCAATGGATTTCCGGTCGATAAAGCAAAGCAAAAAGCATTGCTCGTTGGTGGTGGAATTGGCGTACCACCGCTTTATGAACTTTCAAAACAATTAAATGCCCGTGGTATCGAAACGGTGCATGTACTTGGCTTTCGATCTCAAAAAGACGTTTTCTATCAATCACAATTTGAAGCATTGGGAGAAACATATATTGTGACAGAAGATGGGACAGCAGGAACACAAGGTTTTGTTACAACAGTTATTGATCAGTTACCCGTAGATTATGATATTTACTATACTTGTGGACCTAAACCTATGTTAAAAGCATTGACACAGATGTATACACTTAAAGATGTGCCGGGTTATATTTCTCTCGAAGAACGTATGGGCTGTGGTGTAGGTGCATGTTATGCGTGTGTTTGTCATGTCCCTGAAAGTCCAACAGATTATGTTAAAGTATGTACAGATGGACCAGTATTTGAAAAAGGAGCGGTCGTATTATGA
- a CDS encoding dihydroorotate dehydrogenase yields MSRLNIDIPGLSLKNPIMPASGCFAFGAEYGAFYDLSELGAIMIKAATKEVRFGNEPPRVAETDSGMINAIGLQNPGVHHILEHELKTLEQYDVPIIANVAGSVEEDYVYVAEHISKAPNVQALELNISCPNVKEGGMQFGVDPQVAAELTRKVKAVSDVPVYVKLSPNVTNIVEMATAIAQYADGLTMINTLVGLRIDANTGQPIINNIIGGLSGPAIKPVALRMVYEVRKALPDIPIIAMGGVQDVQDVIDYISVGADAVAVGTANFQNPMVCKDIIDDLPSRLDELGVTHIHELKGRTQRGHN; encoded by the coding sequence ATGAGTCGATTAAACATTGATATCCCCGGTTTATCCCTTAAAAATCCTATTATGCCAGCTAGTGGTTGTTTCGCATTTGGCGCAGAATATGGTGCGTTTTATGATCTTTCTGAACTAGGTGCAATAATGATTAAAGCGGCGACAAAGGAAGTACGTTTTGGTAATGAACCCCCTCGTGTTGCTGAAACAGATAGTGGCATGATTAATGCGATCGGCTTACAAAATCCGGGTGTACATCATATTTTAGAGCATGAACTTAAAACATTAGAACAATACGATGTTCCTATTATTGCAAATGTTGCAGGTTCGGTGGAAGAAGACTATGTATACGTAGCAGAACATATTTCAAAGGCACCTAATGTTCAAGCGTTAGAACTTAATATTTCATGTCCTAATGTCAAAGAAGGGGGTATGCAATTTGGGGTGGATCCTCAAGTTGCTGCTGAGCTGACACGCAAAGTTAAGGCAGTCTCAGATGTTCCGGTGTATGTTAAACTATCTCCTAATGTCACAAATATTGTTGAAATGGCAACAGCCATTGCACAGTATGCAGATGGTTTAACGATGATCAATACGTTAGTCGGTTTACGTATTGATGCCAATACAGGTCAGCCTATTATTAATAATATTATCGGTGGTTTAAGTGGCCCAGCAATAAAGCCCGTAGCACTGCGTATGGTTTATGAAGTACGTAAAGCTTTACCTGATATTCCAATCATTGCAATGGGAGGCGTACAAGATGTACAAGATGTTATTGATTACATATCAGTAGGAGCAGATGCTGTCGCAGTAGGAACAGCAAACTTCCAAAATCCCATGGTATGTAAGGATATTATAGATGATCTCCCATCACGTTTGGACGAATTGGGTGTTACACATATCCATGAACTTAAAGGGCGTACACAAAGGGGGCACAATTAA
- the pyrF gene encoding orotidine-5'-phosphate decarboxylase, with product MKQTPIIALDFATKAEVMTFLARFDTPLFVKIGMELFYQTGPSLIEEIKTQGHDIFLDLKLHDIPNTVGKAMEGLGRLNVDLVNVHAAGGSEMMRRAVEGLRQTNPDTKIIAVTQLTSTTEEQLHQEQQIQMTMKEAVCHYARLAQISGLDGVVCSPLEAAEITKKCGGSFLKVTPGVRPAHTAMNDQKRVTTPEEARQLGATHIVVGRPITQSDDPVASYHQITESWLG from the coding sequence TTGAAACAGACACCGATTATTGCCTTAGATTTTGCAACTAAAGCAGAAGTGATGACGTTTTTAGCGCGATTTGATACGCCATTGTTTGTTAAGATAGGGATGGAGTTATTTTATCAAACGGGTCCTTCACTTATAGAAGAGATTAAAACCCAAGGACATGATATCTTTTTGGATTTGAAGCTACACGATATACCCAATACAGTTGGCAAAGCGATGGAAGGATTGGGACGATTGAATGTAGACCTCGTCAACGTCCACGCAGCTGGTGGATCAGAGATGATGCGCAGGGCAGTTGAAGGATTACGCCAAACGAACCCAGACACGAAAATTATTGCTGTGACACAGTTGACTTCGACTACGGAAGAACAGTTACATCAAGAACAGCAGATTCAAATGACGATGAAAGAAGCGGTTTGTCACTATGCACGATTAGCACAAATATCTGGTTTAGATGGTGTAGTATGCTCACCACTGGAAGCCGCTGAAATTACCAAAAAATGTGGGGGTTCATTTTTGAAAGTGACGCCGGGGGTACGTCCAGCTCATACTGCAATGAATGATCAAAAACGTGTGACAACACCAGAGGAAGCGCGACAGCTCGGTGCAACGCATATTGTTGTAGGACGTCCAATTACACAAAGTGACGATCCAGTCGCAAGTTATCATCAAATAACAGAAAGTTGGTTAGGTTAA
- the pyrE gene encoding orotate phosphoribosyltransferase, with translation MVKAIAKSLLDIEAVSLSPQDMFTWSSGIQSPIYCDNRITLGFPEVREAIRDGLIDLIKKNFSDVEVVSGTATAGIPHAAYVSDKLNLPMNYVRSKSKSHGKQNQIEGAESKGKKVVVIEDLISTGGSSITAVEALRTAGAEVIGVVAIFTYGLQKADEMFAQAEVPFMTLSNYDELIEVAETEGKITTNDIETLMAWRNQL, from the coding sequence ATGGTAAAAGCAATCGCAAAATCTTTATTGGATATTGAAGCCGTTTCATTATCACCACAGGATATGTTTACATGGAGCTCAGGGATTCAGTCACCGATTTATTGTGACAACCGTATTACATTGGGCTTTCCAGAAGTTCGCGAGGCGATACGTGACGGTTTAATTGATTTAATTAAGAAAAATTTTTCAGATGTAGAAGTTGTTTCTGGTACAGCCACAGCAGGGATTCCTCATGCTGCGTATGTCTCAGATAAGTTGAACTTACCCATGAACTATGTGCGTTCTAAAAGTAAAAGTCATGGTAAGCAAAATCAAATTGAAGGTGCTGAGAGTAAAGGCAAAAAAGTAGTTGTTATCGAAGATTTGATTTCGACAGGGGGATCATCCATTACAGCTGTTGAAGCATTGCGTACAGCAGGCGCAGAAGTTATTGGAGTTGTAGCCATCTTTACTTATGGTCTACAAAAAGCAGATGAGATGTTTGCGCAGGCAGAAGTTCCCTTTATGACATTGAGCAACTATGATGAGCTTATAGAAGTTGCTGAAACAGAAGGCAAAATTACAACAAATGATATTGAAACATTAATGGCATGGCGTAATCAACTGTAA
- a CDS encoding VOC family protein, with translation MKIPKITTFLMFNGEAEAAIQHYTSLFEDSEIITMVKYDETIPEQAGKVQHAIFTLNGQVFMAIDNVNGASIEMTPAISLYVTVKSQLEMDTLFNGLKDGGAILMPKTAMPPQYREFAWVQDRFGVNFQLALPETMK, from the coding sequence ATGAAAATCCCTAAAATCACTACGTTTTTAATGTTTAATGGTGAGGCTGAAGCGGCTATTCAGCACTATACATCACTATTTGAAGACAGTGAGATCATCACTATGGTGAAATATGATGAGACCATTCCTGAACAAGCTGGAAAAGTACAACATGCTATTTTCACGTTAAACGGACAGGTTTTTATGGCTATTGATAATGTTAATGGTGCCTCTATTGAAATGACGCCTGCAATCTCACTCTACGTTACAGTCAAAAGTCAGTTAGAGATGGATACTTTATTTAACGGACTTAAAGATGGCGGTGCTATCTTAATGCCAAAAACTGCCATGCCACCTCAATATCGTGAATTCGCTTGGGTTCAAGATCGATTTGGTGTAAACTTTCAACTCGCATTACCTGAAACAATGAAATAA
- a CDS encoding NFACT family protein yields the protein MAFDGLFTKKMVSTLQTIVGGRIHKINQPENDTVIMVVRQHRKNHHLLLSIHPNFARIHLTTKKYNNPFEPPMFARVFRKHLEGGVIRSIRQIHNDRRVEIDVESKDEIGDTIFRTVILEIMGKHSNLILVNEDYKIIEGFKHLTPNTNQYRTVMPGFQYEAPPAQNKHNPYHFKGKDVLQFIDFNAGRIDRQLLQTFEGFSPLITKEITSRQHFMTQHTLPQAFDEVMAETLGETTPLFHKNHETGKEDFYFMRLHQFYDDVVQYDSLHELLDRFYDARGERERVKQRANDLVKLVQQHLQKYRNKLSKLVDEQQGTQDKEVQQLYGELITANIYQLKQGDKTLNTVNYYTGENISIPLNPIKSPADNAQYYYKQYNRLKTREHELKHQIQLTKENIHYFENIEQQLSHISVDDIDDIREELAEQGYIKQRKQHKKKKASTIRLQTYLSTDGDTILVGKNNKQNDYLTNKRAQKSHYWFHTKDFPGSHVVILNDTPSEQTIDEAAMIAAYFSKAGQSGQIPVDYTQIRNVHKPSGAKPGFVTYDNQKTRYATPDYDKIQALKSET from the coding sequence ATGGCATTTGATGGTCTCTTTACTAAAAAAATGGTGAGCACACTACAAACGATAGTCGGTGGACGTATTCATAAAATTAATCAACCTGAAAATGATACTGTGATTATGGTCGTTCGACAACATCGCAAAAACCATCATTTGTTGCTGTCGATTCATCCAAACTTTGCACGTATTCACCTCACAACGAAAAAATATAATAATCCATTTGAACCTCCTATGTTTGCACGGGTTTTCCGTAAACACCTCGAAGGTGGCGTTATCCGCTCAATTCGACAAATCCATAACGATCGACGTGTAGAAATTGACGTTGAAAGTAAAGATGAAATTGGTGACACTATTTTTCGTACAGTTATTTTAGAAATTATGGGCAAACATAGTAACTTAATCCTTGTCAATGAAGATTATAAAATTATTGAAGGATTTAAACATCTCACACCTAACACGAATCAATATCGTACTGTAATGCCGGGCTTTCAATATGAAGCGCCTCCTGCACAAAACAAGCACAATCCTTATCATTTTAAAGGTAAAGATGTTTTACAGTTTATAGATTTTAATGCTGGACGTATCGACCGTCAACTTTTACAAACTTTTGAAGGTTTTTCTCCACTTATCACAAAAGAAATCACATCACGTCAACATTTTATGACACAACATACGTTACCTCAAGCATTCGATGAGGTAATGGCGGAAACACTGGGAGAAACAACGCCTCTATTCCACAAGAACCATGAAACTGGGAAAGAAGATTTTTATTTTATGCGACTCCATCAGTTTTATGATGATGTTGTGCAATATGATTCACTACATGAGCTGCTCGATCGCTTTTACGATGCGCGTGGCGAACGTGAACGTGTTAAACAACGCGCAAATGACTTAGTGAAGCTCGTACAGCAGCATTTACAAAAGTATCGCAATAAATTAAGTAAACTTGTCGATGAGCAACAAGGCACTCAAGATAAAGAGGTGCAACAACTTTATGGTGAATTAATTACAGCAAATATTTATCAACTTAAACAAGGAGATAAAACGCTAAACACTGTAAACTATTATACTGGAGAAAATATATCTATTCCTTTAAATCCAATAAAATCTCCTGCTGATAATGCACAATACTACTATAAACAATATAATCGCCTTAAAACACGAGAACACGAACTCAAACACCAAATTCAGCTGACCAAAGAGAACATCCATTACTTTGAAAATATTGAACAACAACTGTCTCATATTAGTGTAGATGATATCGATGACATTCGTGAAGAATTAGCAGAACAAGGTTATATTAAACAACGTAAACAACATAAAAAGAAAAAAGCATCAACAATCCGTTTACAAACATATCTTTCTACGGATGGTGACACTATTCTTGTAGGTAAAAATAATAAACAAAATGATTATTTAACAAATAAACGTGCTCAAAAATCACATTATTGGTTTCATACAAAAGATTTTCCAGGGAGTCACGTTGTAATATTAAACGATACACCGAGCGAACAGACGATTGATGAAGCAGCTATGATTGCAGCTTACTTCTCAAAAGCTGGACAATCTGGACAAATTCCGGTCGATTATACACAGATACGAAACGTACATAAACCTAGTGGTGCCAAACCCGGATTTGTAACATATGACAACCAAAAAACACGCTATGCTACACCTGATTACGACAAAATACAAGCACTGAAATCAGAAACATAA